A single genomic interval of Hyphomicrobium methylovorum harbors:
- a CDS encoding ROK family protein: MSAIIESERLRGTAKKAGSSNILAVDIGGTLIKAAVVDPAGTLVSEFVTTPTPKPAPPEAVIDLLARVAEPLPPFGCISVGFPGVVYCDRIETAPNLGTPFWRNFDLAGALHGTFGAPVRILNDAVVYGLGVATGPGRECVLTFGTGMGCALFSDGTAFFGLELGQHRGLGDGNYDQYVGHAAYLEIGLEAWNERAKRVIETVQALTNSDRMYLGGGNSRRITFPLPPWATVVVPSSGVAGGARLWHRDMDRFFQTPSGSKAGARQ, from the coding sequence ATGTCCGCGATCATTGAATCCGAACGTTTACGCGGCACGGCGAAAAAAGCGGGCAGCTCCAACATCCTTGCCGTGGATATCGGCGGCACGCTGATCAAAGCAGCCGTTGTCGATCCTGCAGGAACGCTGGTGTCGGAATTTGTGACGACGCCAACGCCGAAGCCCGCGCCGCCGGAAGCCGTCATCGATCTTCTTGCTCGCGTCGCAGAACCGCTGCCGCCGTTTGGCTGCATATCCGTGGGCTTTCCGGGAGTCGTCTATTGCGATCGGATTGAAACGGCGCCGAACCTCGGTACGCCGTTCTGGCGGAACTTCGACTTGGCCGGCGCACTGCACGGAACGTTCGGCGCCCCGGTGCGCATCCTGAATGATGCGGTCGTGTATGGCTTGGGCGTTGCGACAGGTCCCGGCCGCGAGTGCGTTCTGACGTTCGGAACCGGCATGGGTTGCGCGCTCTTCAGCGACGGCACGGCATTCTTTGGACTCGAACTCGGCCAACACCGTGGCCTCGGCGATGGAAACTACGACCAATATGTAGGCCACGCGGCCTATCTCGAAATCGGCCTTGAAGCCTGGAACGAGCGCGCCAAACGCGTCATCGAAACGGTGCAGGCCTTGACGAACAGCGACCGGATGTATCTGGGCGGCGGCAACTCACGACGCATCACCTTTCCGCTCCCGCCCTGGGCGACCGTCGTCGTTCCTTCATCTGGTGTCGCGGGTGGCGCGCGGCTCTGGCACCGCGATATGGATCGCTTCTTTCAAACGCCGTCCGGTAGCAAGGCCGGGGCACGCCAATGA
- a CDS encoding HWE histidine kinase domain-containing protein produces MAILIFVAAVGVGDVVSNWLPNLPFLTFFIAALVTALIAGTGPALLVVAASIICVWTLHFSSDPQPKTDAPILALFTFGVLSCLVVGIVHLLNRKVESLLYERDRNEALLQDSAMGELQLEQLNVELRHRLKNTFAVISGLVSQSARHSKSIESFASALSGRLSAMGTAMDLVATRSFLGASLSDLVGDTLKPLVPPGQSRFTFGGADGIIPGDVANALALTLHELGTNAIKYGAWSNDTGAVSVTWTFDPVDEDDAHFVLLWKERGGPPVGQPQHRGLGSILIDSGFPSAKVTREFSPGGVDCRIEAVVRRPAQTTRRTRGRGAAMSSS; encoded by the coding sequence GTGGCTATCTTGATTTTTGTCGCCGCCGTGGGGGTTGGCGATGTTGTCTCGAATTGGCTTCCAAACCTGCCGTTTCTCACGTTCTTCATTGCGGCTCTCGTTACAGCACTGATTGCGGGGACGGGGCCTGCTCTTCTCGTCGTTGCAGCTTCGATCATATGCGTTTGGACGCTTCATTTTTCGTCTGATCCGCAACCCAAAACTGATGCACCCATTCTCGCGCTTTTCACTTTCGGAGTGCTTTCGTGCCTTGTCGTCGGCATCGTGCATCTTCTCAATCGTAAGGTGGAGAGCTTGCTCTATGAGCGAGATCGAAACGAAGCTCTCCTGCAAGACAGCGCGATGGGGGAACTGCAACTTGAGCAACTCAATGTCGAATTGCGTCATCGGCTGAAGAATACGTTTGCCGTGATTTCCGGGCTCGTCAGTCAGTCGGCGCGGCACAGCAAAAGTATTGAGAGTTTCGCAAGCGCGCTTTCGGGACGTCTTTCGGCCATGGGCACGGCGATGGATCTCGTGGCAACGCGGAGTTTTCTCGGAGCGTCGCTGAGCGATCTCGTGGGAGATACGCTGAAGCCGTTGGTGCCGCCGGGGCAGTCACGTTTTACGTTCGGCGGAGCAGACGGGATCATCCCCGGTGACGTCGCCAATGCGCTCGCACTCACGCTGCATGAACTCGGCACCAATGCTATCAAGTACGGCGCGTGGTCGAACGATACTGGTGCGGTCAGCGTGACCTGGACGTTCGATCCGGTCGATGAGGATGATGCGCACTTCGTTCTGCTGTGGAAAGAACGCGGCGGTCCGCCCGTTGGGCAACCGCAGCATCGTGGCTTGGGATCAATCCTGATCGATAGCGGGTTTCCGAGCGCAAAGGTTACGCGTGAGTTCTCGCCTGGGGGCGTTGATTGCCGCATCGAAGCGGTCGTCCGGCGCCCCGCACAGACAACACGACGCACGCGCGGTCGCGGCGCTGCGATGTCATCGAGTTAA
- a CDS encoding alpha,alpha-trehalose-phosphate synthase (UDP-forming) has protein sequence MSRLVMVSNRVIDFNAATQAGGVSVAIYDALTRHKGFWFGWNGQVDETENATPQVAESGGHKTVTISLTPDDYNEFYLGYSNSVLWPVLHNRLDLAQFEAGYYARYMSVNEKFASTLAPLIEPDDVIWIHDYHLVPMALELRKLGIDNPIGFFLHIPVGPAQSLLAIPEHKALARALSAYDLVGLQTQSDVRNLMDFLQQSVFGRLLPSGRMRVFDAELDISCFPVGITPSDFATPAADLPIETPEISRIIGIDRLDYTKGLPQKFRAFGKFLEEFPEHRRKIGLSQFAPPTRESVEAYADIRAELEALSGAINGRFGELDWVPINYIHRPMPRAELRDVYRSSRIGWVTPLMDGMNLVSKEYVASQDPADPGVLILSMFAGAAEQLRDAVLVNPYDPLDMVQALHTAIEMPLDERIARNAKLARTVAKGDSITWSNSYYRSLTKAGQRRIGKVAPSARMTDALKKLSSTSKKKSSLKSHEAHAEG, from the coding sequence GTGTCTCGGCTCGTTATGGTTTCTAATCGTGTCATTGATTTCAACGCCGCAACGCAGGCGGGCGGGGTCAGTGTGGCCATCTATGACGCACTCACGCGACACAAAGGATTTTGGTTCGGTTGGAACGGGCAAGTCGACGAAACCGAAAATGCGACACCCCAGGTCGCTGAATCTGGCGGCCACAAGACGGTAACAATCTCCCTCACGCCTGACGACTACAACGAATTCTATCTCGGTTACTCGAACTCTGTTCTCTGGCCCGTGCTGCACAACCGCCTCGACCTCGCGCAGTTCGAGGCAGGTTATTATGCGCGCTACATGTCCGTGAACGAGAAATTCGCGTCCACACTCGCGCCGCTGATCGAACCCGACGACGTGATTTGGATTCACGACTACCATCTCGTGCCGATGGCACTTGAACTGCGCAAACTCGGTATCGATAATCCGATCGGATTCTTCCTGCATATTCCAGTTGGCCCGGCACAGTCGCTGCTCGCGATCCCCGAGCACAAGGCGCTCGCGCGCGCGCTGAGCGCATACGATCTCGTCGGATTGCAAACGCAGTCAGATGTCCGCAATCTCATGGATTTTCTGCAGCAGAGCGTTTTTGGCCGCCTTCTGCCCTCAGGCCGCATGCGCGTGTTCGACGCTGAACTGGATATCAGTTGCTTCCCGGTTGGCATCACGCCATCGGATTTCGCAACGCCCGCTGCCGATCTGCCGATCGAAACGCCTGAGATCAGCCGCATCATCGGCATCGACCGGTTGGACTATACGAAGGGTCTGCCGCAAAAATTCCGCGCATTCGGGAAATTCCTCGAAGAGTTTCCAGAACATCGCCGAAAAATTGGCCTCTCGCAATTTGCGCCGCCCACGCGCGAAAGCGTGGAAGCATACGCCGATATCCGCGCCGAACTTGAAGCGCTTTCAGGCGCAATCAACGGCCGGTTCGGCGAGCTGGACTGGGTGCCCATCAATTACATTCACAGACCGATGCCCCGCGCCGAATTGCGCGATGTCTACCGGTCGTCGCGGATTGGCTGGGTCACACCACTGATGGACGGCATGAACCTTGTGTCGAAGGAATATGTGGCGTCGCAAGATCCCGCAGACCCGGGCGTGCTTATCCTTTCAATGTTTGCAGGCGCCGCTGAGCAACTGCGCGACGCGGTTCTGGTGAATCCATACGACCCGCTCGACATGGTGCAAGCGCTGCACACCGCAATTGAAATGCCGCTCGACGAGCGCATCGCGCGCAACGCCAAACTTGCACGCACCGTCGCAAAAGGAGACTCCATCACCTGGAGCAATTCGTACTATCGCTCGCTCACAAAAGCCGGACAACGCCGCATCGGAAAAGTTGCGCCGTCCGCCCGCATGACCGACGCGTTGAAGAAACTTAGCTCGACGTCTAAAAAAAAATCTTCACTCAAAAGCCATGAAGCACACGCGGAGGGCTAA